A window of Tautonia plasticadhaerens contains these coding sequences:
- a CDS encoding PepSY-associated TM helix domain-containing protein encodes MRTPWKSRFRALHRWLALAASLPLIVVATTGALLAFPEQTRRILSGDGPAAAAGGGLLPPSALLSAVEAALPEGESVSRLHYPAVPGHLLIAETPGYRVALDPSTAGVRRVTPVGRDPVAVLTRIHVELVAGEAGRWVTGLSAGALVLLCGSGLRLWWPVGRWRASYFLVKLDVGWKRANFDLHRASGLAFVLPLLLMGLTGATIAFWAVVAPIIYLLTWSGPTTRPDLNVRPPSAGASMISPDRALAVAMARHPGFEPRRFYPPAGPDRPYRVFLDPPGEHEVRVNEARLEIDPYTGEILFEEGPRSMSRGDRVLRWILPLHFGTFGGPATRLLYLAACLGPIPLAATGAVLWWNRRRKRPARRAGAPGEPARSLQSA; translated from the coding sequence ATGCGCACGCCCTGGAAGTCCCGGTTCCGCGCCCTGCATCGCTGGCTCGCCCTGGCCGCGAGCCTGCCGCTGATCGTCGTGGCGACGACCGGGGCGCTGCTCGCCTTCCCGGAGCAGACGCGGCGGATCCTCTCCGGGGACGGCCCGGCGGCGGCGGCGGGAGGGGGGCTCCTGCCCCCCTCGGCGCTCCTCTCGGCGGTCGAGGCCGCGCTGCCCGAGGGGGAATCCGTCAGCCGGCTGCACTACCCGGCGGTCCCGGGGCATTTGTTGATCGCCGAGACGCCGGGCTACCGGGTCGCCCTGGACCCCTCGACGGCCGGGGTGCGTCGGGTGACCCCGGTCGGTCGGGACCCGGTGGCCGTGCTCACGAGGATCCACGTCGAGCTGGTCGCCGGGGAGGCCGGACGGTGGGTCACCGGGCTGTCGGCCGGGGCGCTGGTGCTGCTCTGCGGCTCGGGCCTGAGGCTCTGGTGGCCGGTCGGCCGGTGGCGGGCGTCGTATTTCCTGGTGAAGCTGGACGTCGGGTGGAAGCGGGCGAACTTCGACCTGCACCGGGCCTCGGGCCTGGCCTTCGTCCTGCCGCTGCTGCTGATGGGTCTGACCGGGGCGACGATCGCCTTCTGGGCGGTCGTCGCGCCGATAATCTACCTGCTGACGTGGTCGGGCCCGACGACGAGGCCAGACCTGAACGTCCGCCCGCCGTCGGCCGGGGCGTCGATGATCTCGCCCGACCGGGCCCTGGCCGTCGCGATGGCCCGGCACCCGGGCTTCGAGCCCCGGCGGTTCTACCCGCCCGCCGGCCCCGACCGGCCCTATCGCGTCTTCCTCGACCCTCCGGGAGAGCACGAGGTCCGGGTCAACGAGGCCCGGCTGGAGATCGACCCATACACCGGGGAAATCCTGTTCGAGGAGGGGCCCAGGTCGATGTCCCGGGGCGATCGCGTCCTGCGATGGATCCTCCCGCTGCACTTCGGTACCTTCGGCGGGCCGGCGACGAGGCTGCTCTACCTGGCCGCCTGCCTGGGCCCGATCCCGCTGGCGGCGACCGGCGCGGTCCTCTGGTGGAACCGGCGGCGGAAGCGGCCGGCCCGACGGGCCGGGGCCCCCGGGGAGCCGGCCCGGTCGCTCCAGTCGGCCTGA
- a CDS encoding DUF1559 family PulG-like putative transporter produces the protein MPDRRPGFTLIELLVVIAIIGVLIALLLPAVQSAREAARRMQCTNNLKQIGLALHNYESALRAVPPGRIVFEYAPDQYTVNGVHTMIMPYVEQVNLEGLYNYDVGYDGPGNQTAVTTQVAAYVCPSVPEGNRSLEMINIWGAVQTPGGRAAATDYYAVRNVRNAAGQPLIGVFGLPDPSFEQIRDGLSNTFWVIEMGGKPTHYLRGIAQPSAPPDFNWYGPWAGNNGLALNTFTADGRMIPGPCVMNCSNEFQPMGFHPGGANFGFADGSVRFLKETMNPDVFRAFGSPKGGEVVDAF, from the coding sequence ATGCCCGACCGGCGCCCCGGCTTCACGCTGATCGAATTGCTCGTGGTCATCGCGATCATCGGCGTGCTCATCGCGCTGCTCCTGCCCGCCGTGCAGAGTGCCCGCGAGGCCGCCCGGCGGATGCAGTGCACCAACAACCTGAAGCAGATCGGCCTGGCGCTGCACAACTACGAGAGCGCCCTGAGGGCCGTGCCCCCGGGCCGGATCGTCTTCGAGTACGCCCCTGACCAGTACACGGTCAACGGCGTGCACACGATGATCATGCCCTACGTCGAGCAGGTGAACCTGGAGGGCCTGTACAATTACGACGTCGGCTACGACGGCCCGGGCAATCAGACCGCCGTGACCACGCAGGTGGCCGCCTACGTCTGCCCGTCGGTCCCGGAGGGGAACCGGTCGCTGGAGATGATCAACATCTGGGGGGCCGTGCAGACCCCCGGCGGCCGGGCGGCGGCCACGGACTACTACGCCGTCCGCAACGTCCGCAACGCCGCCGGGCAGCCGCTGATCGGCGTCTTCGGCCTGCCGGACCCGAGCTTCGAGCAGATCCGGGACGGGCTGTCCAACACCTTCTGGGTCATCGAGATGGGGGGCAAGCCGACGCACTACCTCCGGGGCATCGCCCAGCCGTCGGCCCCTCCCGACTTCAACTGGTACGGCCCCTGGGCCGGCAACAACGGCCTGGCCCTGAACACCTTCACCGCCGACGGCCGGATGATCCCCGGCCCCTGCGTAATGAACTGCTCCAACGAGTTCCAGCCGATGGGCTTCCACCCCGGCGGCGCGAACTTCGGCTTCGCCGACGGCTCGGTCCGTTTCCTGAAGGAGACGATGAACCCCGACGTCTTCCGAGCCTTCGGCTCCCCCAAGGGGGGCGAGGTCGTCGATGCCTTCTGA
- a CDS encoding RuBisCO large subunit C-terminal-like domain-containing protein has protein sequence MPSIDSKTLDVLWQDPDARETALRRVVEGRLAEDPPPRSDDHVVATYFFAFRTESLDDAVREIAYHATSGIKDPPPGSLLAECTATAAGVDPFDSTGRIGLLHIAFPLKMMLQGDGHLTSVDLLHTTAAAIIFDVYENQDARLVSLQIPDKVLATFPGPAHGPFGLRKLTGFDDGRPAFGTILKPTAGVTPDDVDRIVGEVAGCDLLMFIKEDEDLYPNLPYSPVADRMTRAMAAIERIRDERGGLGLVYAPHVTGAPNEILETVLAVLEAGANGVMFSETFAGGAVRMVREATRHLSHPPAIYGHNAGIGTRTRAIWREVIDLLARLDGIDFRQTAPVKPGTPFLRPYGAEWLASEVALSRPLPGGLNPTMIARAGALDQGNVILNLQDAEARGLTDHILFLAGSAINSIKDDSGTYEPRLGAEAMREALEVHRSGSMAGVPMEKHLDELVALADRRKLAALRRALSQRYPDRAG, from the coding sequence ATGCCGTCGATCGACTCGAAGACCCTGGACGTCCTCTGGCAAGACCCCGACGCCCGCGAGACGGCCCTCCGCCGGGTCGTCGAGGGGCGCCTGGCCGAGGACCCGCCGCCGAGGTCCGACGACCACGTCGTCGCCACCTACTTCTTCGCCTTCCGGACCGAGTCGCTCGACGACGCCGTGCGGGAGATCGCCTACCACGCCACCAGCGGCATCAAGGACCCGCCCCCCGGCTCCCTGCTGGCCGAGTGCACCGCCACCGCCGCCGGGGTCGACCCGTTCGACTCGACCGGGCGGATCGGCCTGCTCCACATCGCCTTCCCCCTGAAGATGATGCTCCAGGGGGACGGCCACCTCACCTCGGTCGACCTGCTGCACACCACCGCCGCGGCCATCATCTTCGACGTCTACGAGAACCAGGACGCCCGGCTCGTCTCGCTCCAGATCCCCGATAAGGTCCTGGCCACCTTCCCCGGCCCGGCCCACGGGCCCTTCGGCCTCCGCAAGCTCACCGGGTTCGACGACGGCCGCCCCGCCTTCGGCACCATCCTCAAGCCGACCGCCGGCGTCACCCCGGACGACGTCGACCGGATCGTCGGCGAGGTCGCCGGCTGCGACCTGCTCATGTTCATCAAGGAGGACGAGGACCTCTATCCCAACCTGCCCTATTCCCCCGTCGCCGACCGCATGACGCGGGCGATGGCGGCGATCGAGCGGATCAGGGACGAGCGGGGCGGGCTGGGGCTGGTCTACGCGCCCCACGTCACCGGGGCGCCGAACGAGATCCTGGAGACGGTGCTCGCCGTGCTGGAGGCCGGGGCCAACGGCGTCATGTTCAGCGAGACCTTCGCCGGGGGCGCCGTGCGGATGGTCCGGGAGGCGACCAGGCACCTGTCGCACCCGCCGGCCATCTACGGCCACAACGCCGGGATCGGCACCCGGACCCGGGCCATCTGGCGAGAGGTGATCGACCTGCTCGCCCGGCTCGACGGCATCGACTTCCGACAGACCGCACCGGTCAAGCCCGGGACCCCCTTCCTCCGCCCCTACGGGGCCGAGTGGCTCGCCTCCGAGGTCGCCCTCTCCCGTCCCCTGCCCGGCGGGCTGAACCCGACGATGATCGCCCGGGCCGGCGCCCTGGACCAGGGCAACGTCATCCTCAACCTCCAGGACGCCGAGGCGCGGGGCCTGACCGACCACATCCTCTTCCTGGCCGGCTCGGCGATCAACTCCATCAAGGACGACTCCGGCACGTACGAGCCCCGCCTCGGCGCCGAGGCGATGCGGGAGGCGCTGGAGGTCCACCGCTCCGGCTCCATGGCCGGCGTGCCGATGGAGAAGCACCTCGACGAGCTGGTCGCCCTGGCCGACCGCCGGAAGCTCGCCGCCCTGCGCCGGGCCCTATCCCAGCGCTACCCCGACCGCGCCGGCTGA
- a CDS encoding carboxypeptidase-like regulatory domain-containing protein: MPSDRSRCAGIGLLAAMLLAGCGEGPGAGRLAVFPAGGSVLVRGEPAEGARVMLHPADPGVAAAGLFPHSTADASGAFALTTYEAGDGAPAGRYRVSVTRPDPGFVPKTPEQREAVALGEPAPDLLRGRYADPSRSGLEAEIVADGDGSATVLPTFDLR, from the coding sequence ATGCCTTCTGATCGGAGCCGGTGCGCCGGGATCGGGCTGCTCGCCGCGATGCTGCTCGCCGGCTGCGGGGAGGGACCTGGGGCCGGCCGGCTGGCGGTGTTCCCGGCCGGAGGGTCGGTGCTCGTCCGGGGGGAGCCGGCCGAGGGGGCCCGGGTGATGCTCCACCCGGCCGACCCCGGGGTCGCCGCCGCCGGTCTATTCCCCCACAGCACGGCCGACGCCTCCGGCGCGTTCGCGCTGACGACCTACGAGGCGGGGGACGGCGCCCCCGCCGGCCGCTACCGGGTCTCGGTCACCCGGCCCGACCCGGGCTTCGTCCCGAAGACCCCCGAGCAGCGCGAGGCGGTCGCTTTGGGGGAGCCGGCGCCGGACCTCCTCCGTGGCCGGTACGCCGACCCGTCTCGGTCCGGCCTGGAGGCCGAGATCGTCGCCGACGGGGACGGCTCCGCCACGGTGCTGCCGACCTTCGACCTCCGCTGA
- a CDS encoding peptidylprolyl isomerase: protein MSTTPRLIATMIFAMFASGTAFGQDESKDANANPRVVLETNKGPITVELYQDKAPKTVENYLQYVDSGHYDNTVFHRVIGPNPQQPQGFMIQGGGFSAGQPIQEKPTRDQILNEADNGLKNERGTLAMARTSDPHSASAQFFINLGDNEFLNHTNKTTRGWGYAVFGKVVDGMEVVDQIARVQTGRAPAKVTGGQTAPFDDVPVEPVVIQSARRAGP, encoded by the coding sequence ATGAGCACCACACCCCGGTTGATCGCCACCATGATCTTCGCCATGTTCGCCTCCGGGACGGCCTTCGGCCAGGACGAGTCGAAGGACGCCAACGCCAACCCCCGGGTCGTCCTCGAGACGAACAAGGGCCCGATCACCGTCGAGCTCTACCAGGACAAGGCCCCCAAGACGGTCGAGAACTACCTGCAGTACGTCGACTCCGGCCACTACGACAACACGGTCTTCCACCGGGTGATCGGCCCCAACCCCCAGCAGCCCCAGGGGTTCATGATCCAGGGGGGCGGCTTCTCGGCCGGCCAGCCGATCCAGGAAAAGCCGACGAGGGACCAGATCCTCAACGAGGCCGACAACGGCCTGAAGAACGAGCGGGGGACCCTGGCGATGGCCCGGACCTCGGACCCGCACTCGGCCTCGGCCCAGTTCTTCATCAACCTCGGGGACAACGAGTTCCTCAATCACACCAACAAGACCACCCGGGGCTGGGGCTACGCCGTCTTCGGCAAGGTGGTCGACGGCATGGAGGTGGTCGACCAGATCGCCCGGGTGCAGACGGGCCGGGCCCCGGCCAAGGTCACCGGCGGCCAGACGGCCCCCTTCGACGACGTGCCGGTCGAGCCGGTCGTCATCCAGTCGGCCCGGCGCGCCGGCCCCTGA
- a CDS encoding WD40 repeat domain-containing serine/threonine protein kinase → MTPHDPSTQVDDRALAGRVAELAGRIEAGEPVDLDALRRDEPEVADRVLGLLPVLGLLARLGLPSGPGGPTPIGALPPDEFGEGIGRLGEFVLLRQIARGGMGVVFEARQLGIGRRVALKILPAVSALDPLQRRRFQVEARAAGALNHDHIVPVYFVGSEEGVHYYAMQLVDGRSLAQVLADLRRGGDAGEEPAPTRADGDIDLALEGALDLELDLDGLGPPDIGPDPTSLGPSHAAFVARLGLQAAEALAHAHEQGVIHRDVKPGNLLLDHDGRLWIADFGLARLQGDAGLTASGVLVGTFRYMSPEQAASTRGVPVDHRTDIYSLGATLYELLTLRPAFDDADRRVVLRRIIEDRPTPIRQLNPTVPADLETVVAKAMAKDPDDRYATAAELADDLSRFLDGRNVLARRPSPLDRAARWAYRRRLAVASALLMLGLVTAALGVAVVLIARAQARTADALADAKASRDAAIAERNRADDAAGHARSSERFARELLYVSNLKLAAEALLDRDPLLMKEYLDRHVPEAGEPDLRDFAWWFLKTQGEMPFDELAGPGPPLYFIAFSPDGRLMATCGQDAVIRLSERPGDRLVSEIETGQGEVNGLAFSPDGRRLASAGDDGTVRLWDLETSREIWRAQAIEDGLAFQVAFARGGEVLASCGQESVIRLWDAETGAPVGELRGPEADGPTLAVEAIAVTPDGLHLAAAGPGDVARVWDLESRSVALERGGAGRPTWVAFSPDGDRVAVGRKKGVLEVVDRRSGATVLVEKLRDDVQALAMLRGGSVLAASDRGGMIHLFPLPAPDGPGPGAIRPPWLAHGDRLYALAADPDGDALVSAGADGRARRWHPLEPDRSRRWAIDRGECGGFAFSPGGRSLWVLRGSGVVPIGLAPDGEARPVELGDASFLGLHADRGCRRIAACGRRAGGDGPPLVVVWDRTTGSFPFRWEPRGGIVSIRSVAISPDGRRLAAYGSRDRAVPVGRRVSLSLFDLEAGGPPLDLGLPGADSAGTMSMVDFAPDGRLLAASSGHDILLVDPVAGRPLRPLSGHSGTVGALAFSPDGALLASAGDDRRLVLWELASNRPVFSTLALDSQALALAFSPDGRLLASVGRDGLVLLWHVPTRQLLMEIPATNPHGGNPGEAYDAIAFGPDGRRLAVRVPEDVLILDSSTASSAP, encoded by the coding sequence ATGACCCCGCACGACCCCTCGACCCAGGTCGACGACCGGGCCCTGGCCGGTCGCGTCGCCGAGCTGGCCGGCCGCATCGAGGCGGGAGAGCCGGTCGACCTGGACGCCCTGCGACGGGACGAACCCGAGGTCGCCGACCGGGTGCTCGGGCTGCTGCCCGTGCTGGGCCTGCTGGCCCGGCTCGGCCTCCCCTCCGGGCCCGGCGGCCCGACCCCGATCGGCGCCCTGCCTCCGGACGAGTTCGGCGAGGGGATCGGCCGGCTCGGCGAGTTCGTCCTCCTCCGCCAGATCGCCCGGGGGGGGATGGGGGTGGTCTTCGAGGCCCGCCAGCTGGGCATCGGCCGCCGGGTGGCCCTCAAGATCCTGCCGGCGGTGTCCGCCCTGGATCCCCTGCAGCGTCGTCGGTTCCAGGTCGAGGCCCGGGCGGCCGGCGCCCTGAACCACGACCACATCGTGCCGGTCTACTTCGTCGGCTCCGAGGAGGGCGTGCATTATTATGCGATGCAGCTGGTCGACGGCCGGAGCTTGGCCCAGGTCCTCGCCGACCTCCGCCGGGGCGGGGACGCGGGCGAGGAGCCCGCACCGACCCGGGCCGACGGCGACATCGACCTCGCCCTCGAGGGCGCCCTCGACCTCGAGCTCGACCTCGACGGGCTGGGCCCTCCCGACATCGGGCCCGACCCGACGTCCCTCGGCCCCTCGCACGCCGCCTTCGTGGCCCGTCTCGGCCTCCAGGCGGCCGAGGCCCTGGCGCACGCCCACGAGCAGGGGGTGATCCACCGGGACGTCAAGCCGGGCAACCTGCTGCTCGACCACGACGGCCGGCTCTGGATCGCCGACTTCGGCCTGGCCCGACTCCAAGGGGACGCCGGCCTGACGGCCTCCGGCGTCCTCGTCGGCACCTTCCGCTACATGAGCCCCGAGCAGGCGGCCTCCACCCGGGGTGTGCCGGTCGACCACCGGACCGACATCTACAGCCTCGGCGCCACCCTGTACGAGCTGCTCACCCTCCGGCCCGCCTTCGACGACGCCGACCGGCGCGTCGTCCTCCGCCGGATCATCGAGGACCGGCCGACGCCGATCCGGCAGCTCAACCCGACCGTGCCGGCCGACCTGGAGACCGTCGTCGCGAAGGCGATGGCCAAGGATCCGGACGACCGCTATGCCACGGCCGCCGAGCTGGCCGACGACCTGTCGCGGTTCCTCGACGGCCGGAACGTCCTGGCCCGTCGCCCCTCCCCGCTGGACCGGGCGGCACGCTGGGCCTACCGCCGTCGCCTCGCGGTGGCCTCGGCCCTGCTGATGCTGGGCCTGGTGACGGCCGCCCTGGGCGTGGCCGTCGTCCTGATCGCCCGGGCCCAGGCCCGCACCGCCGACGCCCTGGCCGATGCCAAGGCCAGCCGAGACGCCGCGATCGCCGAGCGGAACCGGGCCGACGACGCGGCCGGGCACGCCCGGTCGAGCGAGCGGTTCGCCCGGGAGCTGCTCTACGTCTCCAACCTGAAGCTCGCCGCCGAGGCCCTGCTCGACCGCGACCCGCTGCTGATGAAGGAGTACCTCGACCGCCACGTCCCCGAGGCCGGCGAGCCCGACCTGCGCGACTTCGCCTGGTGGTTCCTCAAGACGCAGGGGGAGATGCCCTTCGACGAGCTGGCCGGCCCCGGCCCCCCGCTCTACTTCATCGCCTTCTCCCCCGACGGCCGGCTCATGGCCACCTGCGGGCAGGACGCCGTGATCCGGCTCTCTGAGCGGCCCGGCGACCGTCTCGTCTCCGAGATCGAGACCGGCCAGGGGGAGGTCAACGGCCTCGCCTTCAGCCCCGACGGCCGCCGCCTCGCCTCCGCCGGCGACGACGGCACCGTCCGGCTCTGGGACCTGGAGACGAGCCGGGAGATCTGGCGGGCCCAGGCCATCGAGGACGGCCTGGCCTTCCAGGTCGCCTTCGCGAGGGGCGGCGAGGTGCTGGCCTCGTGCGGCCAGGAGTCGGTCATCCGCCTCTGGGACGCCGAAACGGGCGCCCCGGTCGGCGAGCTCCGGGGGCCGGAGGCCGACGGGCCGACCCTCGCGGTCGAGGCGATCGCCGTCACGCCCGACGGCCTCCACCTCGCCGCCGCAGGCCCCGGGGATGTGGCCCGGGTCTGGGACCTGGAGTCCCGGTCGGTGGCCCTGGAGCGGGGAGGCGCCGGCCGGCCGACCTGGGTCGCCTTCTCCCCCGACGGCGATCGGGTCGCCGTGGGCCGAAAGAAGGGCGTCCTCGAGGTCGTCGACCGGCGCTCGGGCGCGACGGTCCTCGTCGAGAAGCTCCGGGACGACGTCCAGGCGCTGGCGATGCTCCGGGGGGGCTCCGTCCTCGCCGCCTCCGACCGGGGCGGGATGATCCACCTGTTCCCGCTGCCGGCGCCCGACGGGCCGGGCCCCGGGGCGATCCGCCCCCCGTGGCTGGCCCACGGCGACCGCCTCTACGCCCTGGCCGCCGACCCCGACGGCGACGCCCTGGTCTCCGCCGGCGCCGACGGCCGGGCCCGACGATGGCACCCCCTGGAGCCCGATCGGAGCCGCCGGTGGGCGATCGACCGGGGCGAGTGCGGCGGATTCGCCTTCTCCCCGGGGGGGCGGTCCCTCTGGGTCCTCCGGGGATCGGGGGTCGTCCCGATCGGGCTCGCGCCGGATGGGGAGGCGCGGCCGGTCGAGCTGGGCGATGCGTCCTTCCTCGGCCTCCACGCCGACCGGGGGTGTCGCCGCATCGCCGCCTGCGGGAGGCGAGCCGGGGGGGACGGGCCCCCGCTCGTCGTGGTCTGGGACCGCACGACCGGCTCCTTCCCCTTCCGCTGGGAACCCCGAGGGGGGATCGTGAGCATCCGCTCGGTCGCCATCTCGCCCGACGGCCGCCGCCTGGCGGCCTACGGCAGCCGGGACCGCGCCGTCCCGGTCGGCAGGCGAGTCTCGCTCTCCCTCTTCGACCTCGAGGCCGGGGGACCTCCCCTCGACCTGGGGCTGCCCGGGGCCGACTCGGCCGGCACGATGAGCATGGTCGACTTCGCGCCGGACGGCCGCCTGCTGGCCGCCTCCAGCGGGCACGACATCCTGCTCGTCGACCCGGTGGCCGGCCGGCCGCTCCGGCCGCTCTCCGGGCACTCGGGCACCGTCGGCGCCCTGGCCTTCAGCCCCGACGGCGCGTTGCTCGCCTCGGCGGGGGACGACCGCCGCCTGGTGCTCTGGGAACTGGCCTCGAACCGTCCGGTCTTCTCGACACTCGCCCTGGATTCGCAGGCGTTGGCCCTGGCCTTCAGCCCCGACGGCCGCCTGCTCGCCTCCGTCGGCCGGGACGGGCTGGTGCTGCTCTGGCACGTGCCGACCCGGCAACTGCTGATGGAAATCCCCGCGACGAACCCCCATGGCGGCAACCCCGGCGAGGCCTACGACGCGATCGCCTTCGGCCCCGACGGCCGCCGGCTGGCCGTGCGCGTCCCGGAGGACGTCCTGATCCTCGATTCCTCGACCGCCTCCTCGGCCCCTTGA
- a CDS encoding alkaline phosphatase D family protein → MNPALIAASALLLAEAPAPAQGPDSRQATGVKVGEVTPTSALVWMRLTERAARNPDGPARVGPPVEPVPADDEIPHLLHACPGAPGRVRVRYGTDADLDDARSTPWVEVDASTDFSHQFALDGLEPDTAYHFAAETAGPGGVPEHAPLPGRFRTAPPPDEPSRVVFAMNTCQMYADVGHPDGFAMFEALDRLSPDFLVTAGDVVHYDNEDPRARTVELARYHWQRMYGFPRHFDRLARLPVYFTKDDHDTLRNDCWPSMDPGFMAPLTFEDGLRIFREQVPMGDGPTYRTFRWGEDLQIWLVEGRDFRSPNTMPDGPDKTIWGDEQEDWLERTMLESDATWKLLISPTTIVGPDRENKNDNHANDGFAYEGGEIRAWLAARFPGNAFVLCGDRHWQYHAVDPDTGVREFSVGAASDEHAGAPPASTRSTTASIASPAASSPSRSTARTGRRRSPSDCTTSTAASSMTMSRPESIEPTSRIKESPRMHSTDADPRRRILPPAWARSSSALLVPLAAIAIGAGPGPDPKPDRPAVVRVVADSQAKQPQVAVGPDGGVFVAFGVGDEIRCVSSDDGGRSFGEPVAVGSPGKLALGMRRGPRIVATADAVVIAAIGGVGGGPYGQLKDGDLQAWRSTDAGTSWSGPTRINDVEGSAREGLHALAAGPDGRLFCAWVDLREDRAEVRGAFSEDGGASWGPDVLVHRSPDGGPICPCCHPSAAFGPDGTLHVMWRDAVGGARDMYLAQSTDGGRSFEPAAKLGVGTWPIEACPMDGGAIAPGPDGRVLTAWMRDGRLFAAEPGEPERPLGPGVQGWACWGPEGPYLTWLDRRPGRLLARLPGAEEPIELFRSANDPSVSSPIGAEGPVVAAWEAGPGGSGIFAARLDPPGEED, encoded by the coding sequence CGGGCCGCCCGCAACCCCGACGGCCCGGCCCGGGTCGGCCCCCCGGTCGAGCCCGTCCCGGCCGACGACGAGATCCCGCACCTCCTGCACGCCTGCCCCGGCGCCCCGGGGAGGGTCCGCGTCCGGTACGGCACCGATGCCGATCTGGACGACGCGAGGTCCACCCCCTGGGTCGAGGTCGACGCCTCGACCGACTTCTCCCACCAGTTCGCCCTCGACGGCCTGGAGCCGGACACCGCCTATCACTTCGCCGCCGAGACCGCCGGGCCCGGCGGCGTCCCCGAGCATGCCCCCCTGCCCGGCCGGTTCCGCACCGCCCCCCCGCCGGACGAGCCGAGCCGGGTCGTCTTCGCCATGAACACCTGCCAGATGTACGCCGACGTCGGCCATCCCGACGGCTTCGCCATGTTCGAGGCGCTCGACCGCCTCTCCCCCGACTTCCTCGTCACTGCCGGTGACGTCGTCCATTACGATAACGAGGACCCCCGCGCCCGGACCGTCGAGCTCGCCCGGTACCACTGGCAGCGCATGTACGGCTTCCCCCGGCACTTCGATCGGCTGGCGAGGCTCCCCGTCTACTTCACCAAGGACGACCACGACACCCTCCGCAACGATTGCTGGCCCTCCATGGACCCCGGCTTCATGGCCCCCCTGACCTTCGAGGACGGCCTCCGAATCTTCCGCGAGCAGGTGCCGATGGGCGACGGCCCCACCTACCGAACCTTCCGGTGGGGCGAAGACTTGCAGATCTGGCTCGTCGAGGGCCGCGACTTCCGGTCGCCGAACACCATGCCCGACGGCCCCGACAAGACCATCTGGGGGGACGAGCAGGAGGACTGGCTCGAGCGGACGATGCTCGAGAGCGACGCGACCTGGAAGCTGTTGATCAGCCCCACCACGATCGTCGGCCCCGACCGCGAGAACAAGAATGACAACCACGCCAACGACGGCTTCGCCTACGAGGGGGGAGAGATTCGGGCCTGGCTGGCCGCCCGGTTCCCGGGCAACGCCTTCGTCCTCTGCGGCGACCGGCACTGGCAATACCACGCGGTCGACCCCGACACCGGCGTCCGGGAATTCTCCGTCGGCGCCGCCAGCGACGAACACGCCGGGGCACCCCCGGCTTCGACCCGGAGTACCACCGCTTCCATCGCCTCGCCGGCGGCTTCCTCTCCGTCACGGTCGACCGCCCGGACGGGACGCCGACGATCACCTTCCGACTGCACGACGTCGACGGCGGCGTCCAGCATGACTATGTCCAGGCCCGAGTCGATTGAGCCCACGAGTCGAATCAAGGAGTCTCCGCGAATGCACTCCACCGATGCCGATCCCAGGAGGAGGATCCTCCCCCCTGCCTGGGCCCGATCCTCCTCAGCGCTGCTGGTGCCGCTGGCGGCGATCGCGATCGGGGCCGGGCCGGGGCCCGACCCCAAGCCCGATCGGCCGGCCGTCGTCCGGGTCGTCGCCGACTCGCAGGCGAAGCAGCCACAGGTCGCCGTCGGGCCCGACGGCGGGGTGTTCGTCGCCTTCGGCGTGGGAGACGAGATCCGCTGCGTCTCCTCCGACGACGGCGGACGCAGCTTCGGCGAGCCCGTTGCGGTCGGGTCGCCGGGCAAGCTGGCGCTGGGCATGAGGCGGGGGCCGAGGATCGTGGCGACGGCCGACGCCGTGGTGATCGCGGCCATCGGCGGGGTCGGTGGCGGGCCGTACGGGCAGCTCAAGGACGGCGACCTCCAGGCCTGGCGTTCCACCGACGCCGGCACCTCCTGGTCCGGCCCGACCCGGATCAACGACGTCGAGGGTTCGGCCCGGGAGGGCCTGCATGCCCTGGCCGCCGGGCCCGACGGCCGGCTGTTCTGCGCCTGGGTCGACCTGAGGGAGGACCGGGCCGAGGTCCGGGGTGCCTTCTCCGAGGACGGCGGCGCCTCCTGGGGACCCGACGTGCTGGTCCACCGCTCCCCCGACGGCGGGCCGATCTGCCCGTGCTGCCACCCCTCGGCCGCCTTCGGCCCCGACGGGACGCTCCACGTCATGTGGCGGGACGCCGTCGGCGGCGCCCGGGACATGTACCTGGCCCAATCGACCGACGGCGGCAGGAGCTTCGAGCCGGCCGCCAAGCTCGGCGTCGGGACCTGGCCGATCGAGGCCTGCCCGATGGACGGCGGCGCGATCGCCCCCGGCCCCGACGGCCGGGTCCTGACCGCCTGGATGCGGGACGGGCGCCTCTTCGCCGCCGAGCCGGGAGAGCCCGAACGCCCCCTCGGCCCCGGCGTGCAGGGCTGGGCCTGCTGGGGCCCCGAGGGCCCGTACCTCACCTGGCTCGACCGCCGTCCCGGCCGCCTGCTCGCCCGGCTCCCGGGCGCAGAGGAACCGATCGAGCTGTTCCGCTCGGCCAACGACCCGAGCGTGTCCAGCCCGATCGGCGCCGAGGGGCCGGTCGTCGCGGCCTGGGAAGCCGGCCCCGGCGGCTCGGGCATCTTCGCCGCTCGGCTGGATCCGCCCGGCGAGGAGGACTGA